The genomic region TCTTTTCTAATCTAATCTCAGGTTTGCTTCTAAAACTGGTTGTACACCCAGAATAATTGTACTAAAAACAACAAAGTTTTAGATAATATGTACTTTGTGTTGAATAACATAAACATCGGTTATTCAACACAAGAATTGTCATACTTATTTAATACCAACCAATTCCTTTGAATCTTCTAGTCTTACAGAAACTAGTTTAGAGACACCGGATTCTTGCATTGTTACTCCGTATAATACGTCACTCTCTTCCATCGTTCCTTTGCGATGTGTAATGACAATAAATTGAGTTTCTTTACTGAACTTCTTTAAATATAAACCAAAACGGTGTACATTGGCATCATCCAACGCAGCCTCTACTTCGTCTAGTACACAAAACGGAACCGGACGTACTTTTAAAATTGAAAATAATAGTGCGATCGCTGTCAGTGCTCTTTCTCCACCTGATAGAAGTCCAAGGTTTTGTAATTTTTTACCAGGAGGTTGAGCAACAATATCAACGCCAGTGTTTAATAAATCATCAGGGTCTGTCAAGCGAAGGTCTGCTCTTCCACCCCCAAATAGTGATTGAAATACTGTCTCGAAATGAGAACGGATACTAGTGAATGTTGTTTCGAAGCGTTTTTTCATTTCATCATCCATCTCATGTATCACTCTATATAACGTATCCTTCGCTTCAACTAAGTCTGTTTTTTGCTCATGCAGGAAGTGATGACGTTCAGAAACACGTTCATATTCTTCAATTGCACCAAGGTTTACAGAGCCTAACTCTTCAATCGCAAGTTTAATTAACTTAACCTTCTTCTTAGCTTCAGTATACTCAATTGTTAGTGGGTATTTTTCTTTCGCTGCTTCAAACGAAAGCATATATTCCTCACGTAAATGAGAAAGATGATTTTCAAGTTCTACATCTAATCGGTTGACCTTCACTTCTTCATCTTTAATAACCTCTACAATTTGCTTATACATACGTCGCAATTCTTTTAATTCGTTCTCCATATCTTCCATTTTCGTTTGGAGATTTAGTCTCTCTTCTCTTCTAGTTGATATTAAAGAAAGTGTGTCATTTTTGTCTTGTAGCTTTTGTTTTGCTTGCTGCTCTAATTGTTCTTCACCTGAATCGGTAGAACTCATTTCACTAGAGAGAAGATGTAGATCTTCTTTAATGGAGTTTAATTGAGCAATTGTCTGTCCAAGCTCTTCTTCCACTCGATTTACCTTTTCCTGTTGATTAGCTAGAAGTTGTCTACTTTCTGCTAAATGAATACGCAGATCAGTTATTTCAGACTGTAACGATTCCTTCGAGGTTTGTTGTTCTGCTTTCAGAGATGAAAGGTGTTTAATCTCTATATCAAGTTGTTTTATCGTTTCCTCTAAAGAAGTAAGAACTTCCTTTATCTGGGCTTTTCTATTTGATAGATCGTGCTGGTCAACCTTGAACAACTCTTTTTCTTGATCATACATTGCAAGACGTTCATTTAAGCTCTTCTCTTCAACCTCTAATTCTCGAATACTTGATTTGATTCCTTGAACAACAAAGCGCAATTCTTCTCCTTCATTTCTCGCTTCATTCAGGTGAGTCTCATCATCTAGTATCGTCTTCTTTTGTGTTTTTACATACTCTTCAAGTTGTGTTGTTTTTCCTTCAATTTCTTGTAGCTTATTTGTTAGCTGCTCAAGTTCACGTTGTCTACTTAATAGTGAACTCGACTTTTGCTTCACTGCTCCACCAGTCATTGCACCACCAGGACTTACAACATCTCCTTCAAGAGTAACTAATCGATACCGATAATTAATCATTTTCGCAATATCGTTGGCACTTTTAAGGTCTGTCGTGATCATGACATTTCCTAATAGACTTCCAATGACACTCTCATACTTTCCATCATATGAAATTAAACCAGAAGCAACACCTACAAATCCTGCGTGGGACTTAGCCCGCGAAAGGACGTCACCAGGTATCGTTTTCTTAGATACGACAGATAATGGTAAGAAAGTTGCTCTACCAAAGTGATTTTGTTTAAGGAATTGTATAGCCCGTCTAGCATTAGACTCATGATCCACAACAATATGTTGCATAGATGCTCCCAATGCAATTTCTAACGCTGTTTCATATTCTTTTGGTACCGTAATTAACTCAGCAATTGCTCCTTCAATTCCTTCAAGCTTATGGTTTCTGGCCTTCAATACTTCTTTAACACCTTGGAAAAAGCCAGAATAGTCTTCCTGCATTTCCTCTAACGTTTCTTTACGAGATTTCGTTTGTTGTAAGACTTGATATGCTTGATATAGCATCGATTCTCGTTTTTGAAACTCTTCTTTAGTCTTCTCAATCTTCACCTGTAGCTTACGGTAATAATCGACTTTATTGTTAAGTAGTTCTGTTTGTTCATCAAGCTGTTTTTGGAGCTCCTGTTTTTTCTCCTCTAACTCTTGACGTAATACCACATACTTTTCATTTGAATGATCTAGTCTTTCATTTTTCGCCAACTGCTGTTTTAATTGATCGTCAATGTTAGATAGCTCATTTCGTTTAGAAGCTTGATGATTTAAGTGTTCAATATAGTCGCTTTTTATATTTTCCAATTGTTCATCAATGTTCTCTGAATAAGCATTGTGAAGTTTTTCCTTGTCATCTAAATCTGCTTTAAGTTGCTTTACAGTTGCTTTAAATTCATTTAATAGTTGAACTTCTTTTGTTAACAGTTCTTTTGAAGAGACAATTTTCTGTTCGTTTTCTAGTACTTGTTTTTCGAGCTGACTGCGATTTTGAGAGGCATTTTTCTTTCTTTCTTTCAGTACTTCTTTCTTACCTTCTACTTTTTCGAGCTCTTCACTTACAAGTAACAACGTTTCCTGAAGCTGGGAAACAGACTCGTCCAAATCACGAATTGATGCACGGATTCCTTCTACTTGTGCTTCTTCCGTTTGTATTTTAGAAGACATCTGAATTTCTTGATCTTTTCGGGCTTCTACTTGCTTTAATAGTGTTTCCCATTTTTCATGCAGGTCTTCAATTTCATAAACTGTTAATGCAACTTCAAACTTTTCAAGTTCTGCTTTTTTTTCTAAGAAGTCTTTCGCTACAGATGATTGAAGCTTCAATGGTTCTAATTGGCTTTCAAGCTCGTGTAGTATATCTTCTACACGATTTAAGTTTTCTTGCGTTTCAAACAGCTTTTGTTCTGCTTTCTTTTTACGAGTTTTATATTTTAGTACACCTGCTGCTTCTTCAAATATGGTTCTTCTCTCTTCAGCTTTACTACTTAAAATTTCTTCAACTTTACCTTGCGATATGATAGAGAAGGCTTCCCTACCTAACCCGGAATCCATTAATAGATCCACAATATCCTTTAATCGGCATGATTGTTTATTAATATAAAATTCAGATTCACCTGATCTATATACACGTCTAGTAATACTTACCTCATGATAATCAATTGGAAGGAATTGATCTTCATTATCAAGTGTAAGTGTCACTTCTCCAACGTTAAGTGCTTTTCTGGAATCACTTCCCGCAAAAATGATGTCTTCCATCTTCGCTCCACGAAGTGATTTTGCTGACTGTTCACCTAATACCCAGCGGATTGCATCCGTAATGTTGCTTTTCCCACTGCCATTCGGACCAACCACTGCTGTAACACCCGGCACAAAATCAACCGAAACACGTTCAGCGAACGATTTGAACCCTACAATATCTAAACGTTTGAGGAACACGTTCTTCCCCTCCTACTATATCTATTAATCTACAAAATAGTATTCTAAATTACACAGTTCTGATGGATACTGAAAATCTTTGACAAGATAATCACTTACAGAAATAAGTTTCATTTTATTCTACCATGAAACAAAAAAGGAATCCCTCTTTTCAAGGGATTTCCTTATTTTTTGCAATAAAGTACAACTACACAATGATAGAAGATTGTTACTTACCTGCTTTTAATAACTGCAACGCTTCTTGAGCAGCGTGTTGTTCTGCTTCTTTCTTCGACTTACCAACACCAGTTCCCAGTGTTTCACCGTTAAGATAAACCTGCGACTCAAAAATCCGATTGTGCGCAGGACCTTTTTCATGTAAGATTTTATATTCAATTGCGCCCTTTCCATCTCGTTGTACCAACTCTTGTAATTGACTTTTATAATCCATCACATGAGAAAAAGCACCATTTGCAATCTTAGGGAATACGACTTTTTCTAAGAAACCCCATACAATATCAAGACCTTGGTCTAAATACAATGCACCAATAAACGCCTCAAATACGTCTGCCAAAAGCGCTGGACGTTCTCTCCCTTTTGTTAGTTCTTCACCTTTTCCAAGTAAAACTAACTTACCAAAGTGTAGGCTATTTGCAAACTGAACAAGAGATGGTTCGCAAACAATGGATGCTCGTAATTTAGTTAATTGACCTTCACTCATTGTTGGATATAGCTCAAATAAGTATTTAGATACAGTTAGTTCTAATACTGCATCCCCTAAAAACTCAAGTCGTTCATTATCTTCAAATGGTCTTCTACGATGCTCATTCACATAAGATGAATGTGTAAATGCCTGGTACAAAAGCTTTTCATTTTGGAAGTGTATTCCAATCTCATCTTGAAAGGCTAGAAAGGCCGCTTTTTGTGCTGAAAATGATTTTTTATTTGTTGACTTCATGGAAACCTTCCTCCAAGACAATTAGTGTTACTTTGGTTCACTATTTCTAAATTTTACTGTTTGTAAAAATAAAAAGCTAGGAAAGTCCCGCAATGTGCGGGACTTTCCTTCTTCTTAAAATGAGTTTCTCATTATCATTATAGAGAGCTTTGTATGTAATTAACAGCATCCCCTACTGTTACTATTTTTTCAGCATCTTCGTCTGAAATTTCCATATCAAACTCATCTTCTAATTCCATAACTAATTCAACTACGTCTAGTGAATCTGCTCCTAAATCGTCCTTGAATTTTGCTTCAGGTTTAACCTCAGCCTCTTCTACACCAAGACGATCTATAACAATCTTCGTTACGCGTTCTAAAACATCTGCCATCTGTGTTCACCTCCCCTCAAGTAGTCATTATAGTCAATGCTAGAAAAAAATACTAGCCGTTTCTGAACAAAATCGTGTTACATTACCATTCCACCATCAACATGAAGTGTCTGACCAGTCATATATTTACTATCTTCTGAAGCTAAGAAAGAAACAACTTTAGCAATATCAGATGGCTCACCAAAACGTGATAACGGAATTTGCTTTAACATTTCTTCTTTTACTTCAGCAGGTAGTTCATCTGTCATATCAGTTGTGATAAATCCAGGAGCAATGGCATTTACATTAATGTTACGTGCAGATAATTCCTTAGCAGTTGTCTTCGTTAATCCGATAACACCTGCCTTTGCAGCTACGTAGTTGGCTTGTCCAGGATTCCCACTTACTCCTACGATAGACGCAATGTTAATAATTTTACCGCTTCTCTGCTTCATCATTTGTCTTGTTACAGCCTTTGTACAAAGGAATACACCCTTTAGGTTTGTGTTAATCACCGCATCCCACTCGTCTTCTTTCATTCTCATTAATAGATTATCTCTTGTTATCCCAGCGTTATTAACAAGGATATCAAGACTGCCAAATGTATCAATTACTTGTTTTACCATACTTGAAACTGACTCTGCACTGGAGACATCTGCTTGAATCGCAATTGCTTCATAACCTAGTGACTTTATTTCATCCACTACTTCATTTGCTTTAGCTTCACTACCTGAATAGTTTACGGCTACTTTTGCACCTTTTTGAGCAAGTTCAATCGCTATCGCACGACCAATTCCACGTGACGCTCCTGTAACTAAGGCTACTTTACCTGTTAGCATTGGATTACTCCCCCTTTAGTGCTGTAATTGTATTTTCCATTGATTCTTCATCATACACGGAAAAGATTTTTACTGAACGGTCTACTTTTTTAACTAATCCTGATAAGACTTTACCAGGTCCAATCTCGATAAACGTATCAACTCCTAGGTTTATCATCTCTTCCACAGATTGTTGCCATCTAACAGGTGAATATAACTGTTCAA from Bacillus sp. BGMRC 2118 harbors:
- the smc gene encoding chromosome segregation protein SMC — its product is MFLKRLDIVGFKSFAERVSVDFVPGVTAVVGPNGSGKSNITDAIRWVLGEQSAKSLRGAKMEDIIFAGSDSRKALNVGEVTLTLDNEDQFLPIDYHEVSITRRVYRSGESEFYINKQSCRLKDIVDLLMDSGLGREAFSIISQGKVEEILSSKAEERRTIFEEAAGVLKYKTRKKKAEQKLFETQENLNRVEDILHELESQLEPLKLQSSVAKDFLEKKAELEKFEVALTVYEIEDLHEKWETLLKQVEARKDQEIQMSSKIQTEEAQVEGIRASIRDLDESVSQLQETLLLVSEELEKVEGKKEVLKERKKNASQNRSQLEKQVLENEQKIVSSKELLTKEVQLLNEFKATVKQLKADLDDKEKLHNAYSENIDEQLENIKSDYIEHLNHQASKRNELSNIDDQLKQQLAKNERLDHSNEKYVVLRQELEEKKQELQKQLDEQTELLNNKVDYYRKLQVKIEKTKEEFQKRESMLYQAYQVLQQTKSRKETLEEMQEDYSGFFQGVKEVLKARNHKLEGIEGAIAELITVPKEYETALEIALGASMQHIVVDHESNARRAIQFLKQNHFGRATFLPLSVVSKKTIPGDVLSRAKSHAGFVGVASGLISYDGKYESVIGSLLGNVMITTDLKSANDIAKMINYRYRLVTLEGDVVSPGGAMTGGAVKQKSSSLLSRQRELEQLTNKLQEIEGKTTQLEEYVKTQKKTILDDETHLNEARNEGEELRFVVQGIKSSIRELEVEEKSLNERLAMYDQEKELFKVDQHDLSNRKAQIKEVLTSLEETIKQLDIEIKHLSSLKAEQQTSKESLQSEITDLRIHLAESRQLLANQQEKVNRVEEELGQTIAQLNSIKEDLHLLSSEMSSTDSGEEQLEQQAKQKLQDKNDTLSLISTRREERLNLQTKMEDMENELKELRRMYKQIVEVIKDEEVKVNRLDVELENHLSHLREEYMLSFEAAKEKYPLTIEYTEAKKKVKLIKLAIEELGSVNLGAIEEYERVSERHHFLHEQKTDLVEAKDTLYRVIHEMDDEMKKRFETTFTSIRSHFETVFQSLFGGGRADLRLTDPDDLLNTGVDIVAQPPGKKLQNLGLLSGGERALTAIALLFSILKVRPVPFCVLDEVEAALDDANVHRFGLYLKKFSKETQFIVITHRKGTMEESDVLYGVTMQESGVSKLVSVRLEDSKELVGIK
- a CDS encoding ribonuclease III; its protein translation is MKSTNKKSFSAQKAAFLAFQDEIGIHFQNEKLLYQAFTHSSYVNEHRRRPFEDNERLEFLGDAVLELTVSKYLFELYPTMSEGQLTKLRASIVCEPSLVQFANSLHFGKLVLLGKGEELTKGRERPALLADVFEAFIGALYLDQGLDIVWGFLEKVVFPKIANGAFSHVMDYKSQLQELVQRDGKGAIEYKILHEKGPAHNRIFESQVYLNGETLGTGVGKSKKEAEQHAAQEALQLLKAGK
- the acpP gene encoding acyl carrier protein, with product MADVLERVTKIVIDRLGVEEAEVKPEAKFKDDLGADSLDVVELVMELEDEFDMEISDEDAEKIVTVGDAVNYIQSSL
- the fabG gene encoding 3-oxoacyl-[acyl-carrier-protein] reductase, which encodes MLTGKVALVTGASRGIGRAIAIELAQKGAKVAVNYSGSEAKANEVVDEIKSLGYEAIAIQADVSSAESVSSMVKQVIDTFGSLDILVNNAGITRDNLLMRMKEDEWDAVINTNLKGVFLCTKAVTRQMMKQRSGKIINIASIVGVSGNPGQANYVAAKAGVIGLTKTTAKELSARNINVNAIAPGFITTDMTDELPAEVKEEMLKQIPLSRFGEPSDIAKVVSFLASEDSKYMTGQTLHVDGGMVM